The window GGGGTGATGGCCACCTCCACACGGTCGTGGGAGCTGCGCCGCATCGAGCATCCCGTGATCGAGCCGCTGCTGCGGTACAAGAAGCTGTCCCGGCTCCTCACGGCGAATGGATGGACGTGGCTCGACGCGTGGGTGCACGACGGCCGGTTCCGGCCCGACTACGTGCCCGGCGGCGTCGTCACCGGCCGCTGGGCCACGCGCGGCGGCGGCGCCCTGCAGCTGCCGAAGCAGGTGCGCGGGGCGGTCGTCGCGGATCCCGGCTGGAAGCTGGTGGTCGCGGACGCGGCACAGCTCGAGCCGCGCGTCCTCACCGGGCTCGCCGCCGACCAGGCGATGGCCGCCGCCGGCCGCGGCAAGGACCTGTACGAGGGGATCGTCGCGTCCGGAGCGGTGGACGAGCGCGCGCACGCGAAGGTCGCCATGCTCGGCGCGATGTACGGCGCGACGACGGGGGAGAGCGGCCGGCTGATGCCGCGCCTGCAGCGTGCCTTTCCCCGGGCCGTCGCGCTGGTGGAGGAGGCCGCGCGCGCGGGGGAGCGCGGCGAGAAGGTGACGTCGCGGCTCGGCCGCAGCTCGCCGCTGCCCGGCACCGGCTGGGCGGCCGCCCAGGCGGCGGCGTTCGCGGCGGACTCGACGGCGGCTGACGAGCGACGCGCCCGCAGCCGAGCGCGCGACTGGGGCCGGTTCACCCGCAACTTCGTCGTGCAGGCGAGCGCGGCCGAGTGGGCGCTGTGCTGGATGGCCGAGCTGCGCAACCGCCTCACGGCGCTGGCGCCGGGGGCCGCCCTCACGGAGGCGCCGCACCTCGTGTACTTCCTGCACGACGAGGTGATCGTCCACACGCCGGCCGACCGGGCGGAAGAGGTCGCGGCGGCCGTCCGGGCAGCCGCGGAGCAGGCGGGACGGCTGCTCTTCGGCGCCTTCCCGGTCGAGTTCCCGGTGACCGCCGCGATCGTCGACAGCTACGCCGAGGCGAAATGAGCCCGCGGGCGGAATGCCCGAGTGTCGGACTTGGTTCTCACTGGGGACCTGACCGAGGATGGACACCATGACCGACACCGCCACCGCCCGCGACGAGACCGCGAAGCCCACTCCCGATGACGTGCTGGCGCGCTACCGCGCCCGCCGCGAGCAGGCGGTCACCGCCCCGCAGGGCAACCTGGCGCTCGTGAACACGCAGTGGATCACCGGCGACCCCGACACCGAGCAGCCGATCTGGGGCGTCCCGGGCCTGTGGTCGCCGCTGCCGAAGGGGCAGTCGGGCCTCAAGGTCACCGCCTCCGCGACCGACGACATCTTCGTGGACGAGGTGCTGGTGGACGGGTCCGCGATCGTACGCGGCAAGGACGACCCCAACCCGTCGGCGATCCGGTTCAGCGACACGCAGACCGGCTTCGTCATCGCCAGCGAGGACGGCGACTACGCCCTGCGCGTCTGGGATGCGGACTCCGAGGCCATCCAGGAGTTCGGCTCGATCGACGCGTTCCCGTTCAACCCCGA is drawn from Leifsonia shinshuensis and contains these coding sequences:
- a CDS encoding bifunctional 3'-5' exonuclease/DNA polymerase; this encodes MHILLERSGRDAARLTWLESARRDADAAPERSRVVPLAGLPGLVAAEEAASERPRWVWDDTRAWYPALLAAGVRVERCVDLRLCHAILRTSTLTAATALATAEPGPWDAMEEPVVEAAPRHTALFDLDDAPDDPASSATGSAATVGAPAGRDPRAEFALQEDAVAQSADPRRLRLLLAAESAGALIGVELQHAGLPYSAQRHDELLTGLLGPRPAYGRPAVLEELTRAIRDGLDSPELNPDSPPDLLKALQRAGVMATSTRSWELRRIEHPVIEPLLRYKKLSRLLTANGWTWLDAWVHDGRFRPDYVPGGVVTGRWATRGGGALQLPKQVRGAVVADPGWKLVVADAAQLEPRVLTGLAADQAMAAAGRGKDLYEGIVASGAVDERAHAKVAMLGAMYGATTGESGRLMPRLQRAFPRAVALVEEAARAGERGEKVTSRLGRSSPLPGTGWAAAQAAAFAADSTAADERRARSRARDWGRFTRNFVVQASAAEWALCWMAELRNRLTALAPGAALTEAPHLVYFLHDEVIVHTPADRAEEVAAAVRAAAEQAGRLLFGAFPVEFPVTAAIVDSYAEAK
- a CDS encoding DUF1684 domain-containing protein — translated: MTDTATARDETAKPTPDDVLARYRARREQAVTAPQGNLALVNTQWITGDPDTEQPIWGVPGLWSPLPKGQSGLKVTASATDDIFVDEVLVDGSAIVRGKDDPNPSAIRFSDTQTGFVIASEDGDYALRVWDADSEAIQEFGSIDAFPFNPEWIIKAAFTPIEGGKTVGFEHLKDDGATRDMVVPGEITFTKDGVDYNLAAFKAGRALQLVFADTTNGDSTYSVGRFLFVVPNDDGTVTLDFNLAVLPPCAFSYNFNCPLPPAQNRFAVPIEAGEKNVLNKQGELLH